Proteins co-encoded in one Longimicrobium sp. genomic window:
- the pyrE gene encoding orotate phosphoribosyltransferase has protein sequence MSATDRERLIALLLERSFRVGDFVLSSGARSRYYVDARTTTTHAEGQAVVGRLGLAAIRDAGLRPATVGGLTLGADPVAYAIAHASWIAGDPVNAFTVRKEPKTHGTGKRVEGCFAAGDEVVVIEDTVTTGGSALKAIQAVESEGGTVLAVLALVDREEGGREAIEQAGYRVLTLVRVSELLSAME, from the coding sequence GTGAGCGCCACCGACCGCGAGCGGCTGATCGCCCTGCTGCTGGAGCGCTCCTTCCGCGTGGGCGACTTCGTGCTCTCGTCCGGCGCGCGCAGCCGCTACTACGTGGACGCGCGCACCACCACCACCCACGCCGAAGGCCAGGCCGTGGTCGGGCGCCTGGGCCTCGCCGCCATCCGCGACGCCGGGCTGCGCCCCGCCACGGTGGGCGGGCTGACGCTGGGCGCGGACCCGGTCGCCTACGCCATCGCCCACGCGTCGTGGATCGCGGGCGACCCCGTGAACGCCTTCACCGTGCGCAAGGAGCCGAAGACGCACGGCACCGGCAAGCGCGTGGAAGGCTGCTTCGCCGCGGGCGACGAGGTGGTGGTGATCGAGGACACCGTCACCACCGGCGGCAGCGCGCTGAAGGCCATCCAGGCCGTCGAGTCCGAGGGCGGCACCGTCCTCGCCGTGCTCGCGCTGGTCGACCGCGAGGAAGGCGGCCGCGAGGCGATCGAGCAGGCGGGATACCGGGTGCTGACGCTGGTCCGCGTCTCGGAGCTTCTTTCCGCGATGGAGTGA
- a CDS encoding GNAT family N-acetyltransferase → MNDADTITIRRASVDDAVVLARHRAEMFRDMGDLPDELYPQLVEATRAWMERGIPAGEYVAWLASPAGSDEVVAGAGVHLRTIIPRPRDRREIETGPQGLIVNVFTERAWRRRGVAERLMRELLAWTRENGIPRPILHASREGRPLYERLGFEASNEMKFRG, encoded by the coding sequence ATGAACGACGCTGACACGATCACCATCCGCCGCGCCTCGGTCGATGACGCGGTGGTGCTGGCGCGGCACCGGGCGGAGATGTTCCGCGACATGGGCGATCTTCCGGACGAGCTGTACCCCCAGTTGGTGGAGGCGACGCGGGCGTGGATGGAGCGCGGCATTCCGGCGGGCGAGTACGTGGCGTGGCTGGCGTCGCCCGCGGGCTCGGACGAGGTAGTGGCGGGCGCGGGGGTGCATCTGCGCACCATCATCCCCCGGCCGCGGGACAGGCGCGAGATCGAGACGGGGCCGCAGGGGCTGATCGTGAACGTCTTCACCGAGCGCGCGTGGCGCCGCCGCGGCGTCGCCGAGCGGCTGATGCGCGAGCTGCTGGCGTGGACGCGCGAGAACGGCATCCCCCGCCCGATCCTCCACGCCTCGCGCGAGGGCCGGCCGCTGTACGAGCGACTCGGGTTCGAAGCGTCGAACGAGATGAAGTTCAGAGGATAG
- a CDS encoding AAA family ATPase, which translates to MAERKEWRPEAVVFCGVQAAGKSTFYRERFFETHVRINMDMLKTRRRETLLLEACLLGRQPFVADNTNVLAADRARYIGPARAAGFRVSGYFFRATPREAIARNKARSDKPSIPIPGLLGTYKRLEEPRWSEGFDALYTVTLTAAGIYLVEPAPPDPPPI; encoded by the coding sequence ATGGCGGAGCGGAAGGAGTGGCGGCCGGAGGCAGTGGTGTTCTGCGGAGTGCAGGCGGCGGGAAAGAGCACCTTCTACCGCGAGCGCTTCTTCGAGACGCACGTCCGCATCAACATGGACATGCTGAAGACGCGCCGCCGCGAGACGCTGCTGCTGGAGGCGTGCCTCCTCGGCAGGCAGCCGTTCGTGGCCGACAACACCAACGTGCTGGCGGCGGACCGGGCGCGGTACATCGGGCCGGCGCGCGCGGCTGGGTTCCGCGTGAGCGGCTACTTCTTCCGCGCCACCCCGCGCGAGGCCATCGCCCGCAACAAGGCGCGCAGCGACAAGCCCAGCATCCCCATCCCCGGGCTGCTGGGCACGTACAAGCGCCTGGAGGAGCCGCGCTGGAGCGAGGGCTTCGACGCGCTCTACACCGTCACCCTCACCGCGGCCGGCATCTACCTCGTCGAGCCCGCTCCGCCCGATCCGCCGCCGATCTGA
- a CDS encoding HAD family hydrolase — MRRLVLFDIDGTLLSAGGAGKRAVHRALMEVFGTVGHIPGYSFAGRTDPEIVRDLLRSADIPDREIDAALPALWFRYVENLHREIHDARVDPLPGVAALLERIEHHHPEMVLGVLTGNIREGARIKVDAARLGFRRFRVGAFGSDHALRRELPAIAVERARVLNGVGYSGKEIVIIGDTPRDVECGEHLGVRTIAVATGHHPLDELAGTGADHVFADLGDVEKVWEAITG; from the coding sequence ATGCGCCGGCTGGTCCTGTTCGACATCGACGGCACCCTGCTTTCCGCCGGCGGCGCGGGGAAGCGGGCCGTCCATCGCGCGCTGATGGAGGTGTTCGGCACCGTCGGGCACATCCCCGGCTACTCGTTCGCGGGGCGCACCGACCCCGAGATCGTGCGCGACCTGCTGCGCTCCGCCGACATCCCCGACCGGGAGATCGACGCCGCGCTCCCGGCGCTCTGGTTCCGCTACGTGGAGAACCTGCACCGCGAGATCCACGACGCCCGCGTGGACCCGCTCCCGGGCGTGGCGGCGCTGCTGGAGCGCATCGAGCACCATCACCCGGAGATGGTGCTGGGCGTGCTGACCGGCAACATCCGCGAGGGCGCGCGCATCAAGGTGGACGCGGCGCGGCTGGGGTTCCGGCGCTTCCGCGTGGGCGCGTTCGGGAGCGACCACGCGCTCCGCCGCGAGCTCCCCGCCATCGCGGTGGAGCGGGCGCGGGTGCTGAACGGCGTGGGCTATTCGGGGAAGGAGATCGTGATCATCGGCGACACGCCCAGGGACGTGGAGTGCGGCGAGCACCTGGGCGTGCGCACCATCGCCGTAGCCACCGGCCACCACCCGCTCGACGAGCTGGCCGGGACCGGCGCCGACCACGTGTTCGCGGACCTGGGCGACGTGGAGAAGGTGTGGGAGGCGATCACGGGGTGA